In Limnobaculum parvum, one DNA window encodes the following:
- a CDS encoding YecA/YgfB family protein, which translates to MMTENTLPSYQTLNTTLAQHHVGMTAAEMHGLISGLLCGGSNDSSWTVVVHDLTNEGIAFGYPLKDMVTQLYDVTKQDLEDEGFDFDLLLPDDESSVFERIDALSGWVNHFLLGLGMMQPKLAQVKGETGEAIDDLRNIAQLGYEEDEDQDELERSLAEIHEYVRMAAMLCHNEFVGVGVPVQGAGKPTLH; encoded by the coding sequence ATGATGACCGAGAACACGCTTCCCTCTTATCAAACCCTGAATACAACGTTGGCACAGCATCATGTCGGGATGACTGCGGCAGAAATGCACGGCCTGATTAGTGGTTTATTGTGCGGTGGCAGCAATGATAGCAGTTGGACAGTAGTGGTCCATGATTTGACCAATGAAGGCATCGCGTTTGGTTATCCACTGAAGGATATGGTGACGCAATTATATGATGTGACCAAGCAGGATCTGGAAGATGAAGGTTTTGACTTCGACTTGCTATTGCCCGATGACGAAAGCTCAGTTTTTGAACGTATTGATGCCTTGTCCGGTTGGGTTAACCACTTTTTGCTGGGGCTGGGAATGATGCAGCCTAAGTTAGCTCAGGTAAAAGGAGAAACCGGAGAAGCGATTGATGACCTGCGTAATATCGCTCAGTTGGGGTATGAAGAAGATGAAGACCAGGATGAGCTGGAGCGCTCGCTGGCAGAGATTCATGAGTATGTAAGAATGGCGGCGATGTTGTGTCATAACGAGTTTGTTGGGGTGGGGGTTCCGGTGCAGGGAGCTGGGAAGCCGACGCTGCATTGA
- the pepP gene encoding Xaa-Pro aminopeptidase: MTLSEFQRRRQALLSKMVSGSAAIIFAAPERTRSADSEYPFRQNSDFWYLTGFNEPEAALVLIKSDETHSHSVLFNRVRDLNAETWFGRRLGQDAAPKKLGVDRALPYDDIHQQLHLLFNGLDVVYHAQGQYNYADSIVFMALDILRNGNRQNLRAPATMTDWRPWLHEMRLFKSPEEISVMRKAGEITAKAHTRAMERCRPGMFEYHLEAEIHHEFTRHGARYPAYNTIVGGGENGCILHYTENESPLKEGDLVLIDAGCEYSGYAGDITRTFPINGKFSLAQRTIYDIVLASQYKAISLLTSGSSIRDANEQVIRIMLQGLVEAGVLEGEVEQLMADKVHQRFYMHGLSHWLGLDVHDVGSYGSSTRDRLLAPGMVLTVEPGLYIAPDADVPAKFRGIGVRIEDNILITEQGCEILTAGVVKDPDDIEALMAGSRQ, translated from the coding sequence ATCACATTATCTGAATTTCAGCGTCGCCGTCAGGCTCTACTGTCGAAAATGGTGTCAGGGAGTGCGGCGATTATTTTTGCTGCGCCAGAAAGAACCCGCAGTGCTGATTCTGAATATCCTTTCCGTCAAAATAGCGACTTCTGGTATCTCACCGGTTTTAATGAACCTGAAGCCGCATTGGTGTTGATTAAAAGTGATGAAACTCACAGCCACAGCGTGCTGTTTAATCGGGTGCGTGATTTAAACGCGGAAACCTGGTTTGGTCGTCGTCTTGGGCAGGATGCGGCTCCGAAAAAACTGGGCGTCGATCGCGCTCTGCCTTACGATGATATCCACCAACAGCTTCATTTACTGTTTAATGGCCTTGATGTGGTGTACCACGCTCAGGGGCAGTATAACTATGCAGATAGCATCGTATTTATGGCGCTGGATATTTTACGTAACGGTAATCGCCAGAATTTACGCGCACCGGCAACCATGACGGACTGGCGTCCGTGGCTGCATGAGATGCGTCTGTTTAAATCACCGGAAGAGATTTCGGTAATGCGGAAAGCGGGTGAGATAACGGCTAAAGCCCATACCCGAGCGATGGAACGATGCCGCCCCGGTATGTTTGAATATCATCTTGAAGCGGAAATTCACCACGAGTTTACCCGCCACGGCGCTCGCTACCCGGCTTACAACACCATTGTTGGCGGTGGAGAAAATGGCTGTATTCTTCACTACACTGAAAACGAGTCACCGCTGAAAGAGGGTGATTTAGTCCTGATTGATGCCGGATGTGAATACTCTGGTTATGCGGGTGACATCACTCGAACCTTCCCCATTAACGGCAAGTTTAGCCTGGCACAACGCACCATTTACGACATCGTATTAGCTTCTCAGTATAAAGCGATTTCGCTACTTACTTCAGGGAGCAGTATTCGTGATGCCAATGAGCAAGTGATCCGCATCATGTTACAAGGGTTGGTAGAAGCAGGCGTACTGGAAGGTGAGGTGGAACAACTGATGGCGGACAAAGTTCATCAGCGCTTCTATATGCATGGACTGAGCCACTGGTTGGGACTGGATGTTCATGATGTGGGTAGCTATGGCTCTTCTACCCGCGATCGCCTGCTGGCGCCGGGAATGGTACTGACCGTAGAGCCGGGGCTGTATATAGCACCCGATGCAGATGTACCCGCGAAGTTCCGCGGTATTGGTGTTCGTATCGAAGATAATATTTTAATTACCGAGCAGGGTTGTGAAATTCTGACGGCGGGCGTGGTGAAAGATCCCGATGATATCGAAGCCCTGATGGCAGGATCACGGCAATGA
- the zapA gene encoding cell division protein ZapA — protein sequence MSAQPVDLQIFGRSLRVNCPPEQKEALNKAAEDLSQRLKDLKVRTRVTNTEQLVFIAALNISYELAQEKNKTDDYAKNMEERIRTLQHTIEQALVEQNLISKRQGAKFE from the coding sequence ATGTCAGCACAACCGGTAGATTTACAAATTTTCGGCAGATCGTTACGGGTAAACTGCCCGCCGGAGCAAAAAGAGGCTCTGAATAAGGCTGCGGAAGACTTAAGTCAACGACTAAAGGACTTGAAGGTCCGTACTCGCGTGACCAATACAGAACAATTGGTTTTCATTGCTGCGCTGAATATCAGCTATGAGCTGGCTCAGGAAAAAAATAAAACCGATGATTATGCTAAAAATATGGAAGAACGGATTCGTACGTTACAACATACAATTGAACAAGCCTTGGTCGAACAGAATCTAATATCGAAACGGCAGGGTGCAAAATTTGAATAA